The Dyella caseinilytica genome has a window encoding:
- a CDS encoding TlpA family protein disulfide reductase, translated as MSTLRLATLLLLICLGMAAHAANLDPNEQHFLATLQLGASPQVRYLDSNGKPLAYDAFAQQLQQRRSYSMTRDRQSGMAVLRLRPSGAHAGEPGRFSFGRGDAFPPFELPSLRGTTQRLGDFHGRYTLISFFFAECAPCIAEVPTLNAFAREHGDMNVIAVTFEDADLARGFVKDHGLNWNVLYNGEALTDTLGVGTYPTLMLIDPSGHVAGAAVGMSLSDDSVKRLADLDGWIAQWKKAASSTTR; from the coding sequence ATGTCCACGCTTCGCTTAGCGACCCTGCTTTTGTTGATATGCCTGGGCATGGCGGCCCACGCCGCCAATCTCGATCCGAACGAACAGCACTTCCTCGCCACGCTACAACTCGGCGCCTCGCCCCAGGTCCGTTATCTGGACTCCAACGGCAAACCACTCGCATACGACGCCTTCGCGCAACAACTGCAGCAGCGCCGCTCCTACAGCATGACCCGCGACCGCCAGTCCGGTATGGCCGTACTGCGCCTTCGCCCATCCGGCGCTCATGCTGGCGAACCCGGACGATTCTCGTTCGGCCGCGGCGATGCCTTCCCGCCATTCGAACTACCGTCACTGCGCGGCACCACCCAGCGACTTGGCGATTTTCACGGCCGCTACACATTAATCAGCTTTTTCTTCGCCGAGTGCGCGCCCTGCATTGCGGAAGTGCCGACGCTGAACGCCTTCGCACGCGAACACGGCGACATGAACGTGATTGCCGTCACCTTCGAAGACGCCGATTTGGCACGCGGTTTTGTGAAAGATCACGGCCTGAATTGGAACGTGCTCTACAACGGTGAGGCCCTTACCGACACGCTGGGCGTGGGCACCTATCCCACGCTGATGCTGATCGATCCTTCCGGCCATGTCGCAGGCGCGGCCGTGGGTATGTCGCTGAGTGATGATTCTGTGAAGCGATTGGCGGATCTCGATGGCTGGATTGCGCAGTGGAAGAAAGCAGCGTCTTCTACAACGCGATAG
- the putA gene encoding bifunctional proline dehydrogenase/L-glutamate gamma-semialdehyde dehydrogenase PutA: MTQPILTPELPTGAEPARARITAAWLRDETEAVNDLLAQATLPPAEREKVIDLAADLVTRVRARAKDQSAVESFMRQYDLSSEEGVLLMCVAEALLRIPDKATADKLIRDKLGDANWKKHLGQSESLFVNASTWGLMLTGKLVNLTEDTRHDFTGALRRLVGRAGEPAIRLAVRQAMRIMGHQFVMGQTIGDALDRCAKAEYAVYRYSYDMLGESALTSETAERYQQDYRNAIKAIGGRGPFANHTDAPSISVKLSALHPRYEVANRERARRDLTAKLLELSQLAMKQGIALSVDAEEADRLELSLDIIGDVFAHPSLQGWNGLGIVVQAYSKRTPFVIDWLIETARASGRRWYVRLVKGAYWDAEIKRAQELGLSGYPLYTRKPNTDVSYMACAHKLFDAGSDLIYPQFATHNAHTIAAVHHIARGRPFEFQRLHGMGTDLYAEVIGKQNLNVPCRVYAPVGTHEDLLPYLVRRLLENGANTSFVNRVVDETLPVRELVADPCETVRRFAAANHGNFAHPRIPLPVNLFGELRKNSMGVNFSNDNELRALAEAVNAKSGQWNATPLVPGAQGNGPTVPVTNPADRRDNVGSYVSADAALVDKALANGVAAQSNWDRLPAASRAAILEHAADQLEARRAEFIALCVREAGKSLPDAIAEIREAADFLRYYATMARRLFGHPEQLPGPTGESNQLFLNGRGVFVCISPWNFPLAIFLGQVSAALAAGNSVIAKPAEQTSLIGYAAVKLLHEAGVPADVLQYLPGDGAVVGAALTKDPRVAGVAFTGSTETAWAINRALAARNAPIAALIAETGGQNAMIADSSALPEQIVKDVIASAFQSAGQRCSAARVLFVQEDIADKVIGMLAGAMAELKVGDPGQLSTDVGPVIDEDALKILNDHAARMDKEAKKIAEAKLEPAATGNGTFFAPRAYEIPSLDVLKREVFGPVLHVIRWKGSDLPKVIDAINGTGYGLTLGVHSRIDDTVEYIRSHARVGNCYVNRNQIGAVVGVQPFGGESLSGTGPKAGGPHYLLRFAGERTLTINTTAAGGNASLLTIGE; encoded by the coding sequence GTGACCCAACCCATACTCACCCCCGAACTGCCGACCGGCGCCGAGCCGGCCCGTGCACGCATCACCGCGGCATGGCTGCGCGACGAGACCGAAGCGGTCAACGATCTACTGGCCCAGGCCACCCTGCCGCCGGCCGAGCGCGAAAAAGTGATCGACTTGGCTGCCGACCTGGTCACTCGCGTGCGTGCCCGCGCCAAGGATCAGAGCGCGGTCGAATCCTTCATGCGCCAGTACGACCTATCCAGCGAGGAAGGCGTGCTGCTGATGTGCGTGGCCGAAGCCCTGCTGCGCATCCCGGACAAGGCCACCGCCGACAAGCTGATCCGCGACAAGCTGGGCGACGCGAATTGGAAGAAGCACCTGGGCCAGAGCGAGTCGCTGTTCGTCAACGCCTCCACCTGGGGCCTGATGCTCACCGGCAAGCTGGTGAACCTCACCGAAGACACCCGCCACGACTTCACCGGCGCACTACGCCGCCTGGTCGGCCGTGCGGGTGAGCCTGCCATCCGCCTCGCGGTGCGCCAGGCTATGCGCATCATGGGCCATCAGTTCGTGATGGGGCAGACCATTGGCGATGCGCTCGACCGTTGCGCCAAGGCGGAATACGCCGTCTATCGTTATTCCTACGACATGCTGGGCGAGTCGGCACTCACCAGCGAAACCGCCGAGCGCTACCAGCAGGATTACCGCAACGCCATCAAAGCCATCGGCGGGCGCGGTCCATTTGCCAATCACACCGACGCACCGTCGATTTCGGTGAAGCTCTCCGCGCTGCATCCGCGCTATGAAGTAGCCAACCGCGAACGCGCGCGCCGCGATCTCACTGCCAAGCTGCTGGAGCTGTCGCAGCTGGCGATGAAGCAAGGTATCGCGCTATCGGTCGACGCTGAAGAAGCCGATCGCCTGGAACTTTCGCTGGATATCATCGGCGACGTCTTCGCACATCCGTCGCTGCAAGGCTGGAATGGCCTTGGTATCGTGGTGCAGGCCTACTCCAAGCGCACGCCGTTCGTGATCGACTGGCTGATCGAAACCGCGCGCGCCAGCGGCCGCCGCTGGTACGTGCGCCTGGTGAAGGGCGCTTACTGGGATGCTGAGATCAAGCGCGCGCAGGAATTGGGCCTGTCCGGGTACCCGCTTTACACGCGCAAGCCGAACACCGACGTGTCCTACATGGCCTGCGCGCACAAGCTGTTCGATGCGGGCAGCGATCTCATCTATCCGCAGTTCGCCACGCACAACGCACACACCATCGCGGCGGTGCATCACATTGCTCGCGGCCGTCCGTTTGAGTTCCAGCGCCTGCATGGCATGGGCACGGATCTGTACGCGGAAGTCATCGGCAAACAGAACCTCAACGTGCCCTGCCGCGTGTACGCGCCGGTAGGTACGCACGAAGATTTGCTGCCGTATCTGGTGCGCCGACTGCTTGAAAACGGCGCCAACACCAGCTTCGTCAACCGCGTGGTGGACGAAACGCTACCGGTGCGCGAACTGGTCGCTGATCCGTGCGAAACGGTGCGCCGTTTCGCGGCCGCCAACCACGGCAACTTTGCTCACCCGCGCATCCCCCTGCCGGTCAACCTGTTCGGTGAACTTCGGAAGAATTCCATGGGCGTCAACTTCTCCAACGACAATGAACTGAGGGCCCTCGCCGAGGCGGTCAACGCAAAATCCGGCCAATGGAACGCCACACCGCTGGTGCCGGGCGCACAGGGCAATGGTCCCACCGTGCCAGTGACCAATCCGGCCGATCGCCGTGACAACGTCGGCAGCTACGTCAGCGCCGATGCCGCGCTGGTCGACAAGGCGCTGGCCAACGGCGTCGCCGCCCAATCGAACTGGGATCGCCTGCCCGCTGCCAGCCGCGCCGCGATTCTTGAGCACGCTGCCGACCAGCTTGAAGCACGCCGCGCCGAATTCATCGCATTGTGCGTGCGCGAAGCCGGCAAGAGCCTGCCCGACGCGATTGCCGAAATCCGCGAAGCCGCCGACTTCCTGCGCTACTACGCCACGATGGCGCGCCGCCTGTTCGGCCACCCGGAACAGTTGCCCGGCCCGACTGGCGAAAGCAACCAGCTATTCCTCAACGGTCGCGGTGTGTTCGTCTGCATCAGCCCATGGAACTTCCCGTTGGCGATCTTCCTGGGTCAGGTCTCTGCCGCGCTTGCCGCAGGAAACAGCGTGATCGCCAAGCCGGCCGAGCAGACCAGCCTGATCGGCTACGCCGCTGTGAAATTGCTGCACGAAGCCGGTGTCCCGGCCGACGTGCTGCAGTATCTGCCGGGCGATGGCGCCGTGGTCGGCGCTGCGCTGACGAAAGATCCACGCGTGGCCGGCGTAGCCTTCACCGGCTCCACCGAAACCGCGTGGGCGATCAACCGCGCACTCGCCGCGCGCAACGCACCGATCGCCGCACTGATCGCCGAAACCGGCGGCCAGAACGCGATGATTGCCGACTCCTCCGCGCTGCCCGAGCAGATCGTGAAGGACGTGATCGCCTCCGCCTTCCAGTCCGCCGGCCAGCGCTGCTCCGCTGCACGCGTGCTGTTCGTGCAGGAAGACATCGCCGACAAGGTGATCGGCATGCTCGCCGGCGCCATGGCCGAACTGAAGGTCGGCGATCCGGGCCAGCTCTCCACTGACGTGGGTCCGGTGATCGACGAGGACGCGCTGAAGATCCTCAACGATCACGCCGCACGCATGGACAAAGAAGCGAAGAAAATCGCCGAGGCCAAACTCGAGCCGGCCGCCACCGGCAACGGTACTTTCTTCGCGCCGCGTGCCTATGAAATTCCGTCGCTCGACGTTCTCAAGCGCGAAGTGTTCGGTCCGGTGCTGCACGTGATCCGCTGGAAGGGCAGCGATCTGCCCAAGGTGATCGACGCCATCAACGGCACCGGCTACGGCCTGACGCTCGGTGTGCACAGCCGCATCGACGACACCGTGGAATACATCCGCAGCCACGCCCGCGTCGGCAACTGCTACGTCAACCGCAACCAGATCGGCGCGGTGGTCGGCGTGCAGCCGTTCGGCGGCGAAAGCCTCTCCGGCACCGGTCCGAAAGCTGGCGGTCCGCACTATCTGCTGCGTTTTGCGGGTGAGCGCACGCTGACCATCAACACCACGGCTGCAGGTGGCAATGCGTCGCTGTTGACCATCGGCGAGTAA
- a CDS encoding DUF2244 domain-containing protein encodes MIVLRPALGGLPCVLWLRPNRVLSRRGLRRLILVLATLALITAGLGAWQGNVFAPLFALIEASAVAIALSVAWRAGDRSERITLDAESLEVQTLPGRRCMRFQPYWVRVLLESGEGRYRLLLSSHGRRLEVGAFLAEEERAELFRKLRVLLSDVQSQSRR; translated from the coding sequence ATGATCGTGCTTCGACCAGCCCTCGGCGGCCTGCCGTGCGTGTTGTGGCTAAGGCCCAATCGCGTGCTCAGCCGGCGCGGTCTGCGTCGTTTGATCCTGGTGCTGGCTACCCTGGCGTTGATAACGGCAGGTCTGGGAGCGTGGCAGGGCAATGTGTTTGCCCCGCTGTTCGCCCTGATCGAGGCTTCCGCGGTAGCTATCGCCTTGAGCGTGGCTTGGCGGGCCGGCGACCGCAGCGAACGCATCACCCTCGACGCGGAGTCGCTGGAGGTGCAAACCCTGCCGGGACGCCGTTGCATGCGCTTCCAGCCCTATTGGGTGCGCGTGCTGCTGGAATCAGGGGAGGGGCGTTACCGATTGTTGTTGTCGTCGCATGGACGCAGGCTGGAAGTTGGGGCTTTCCTCGCGGAGGAGGAACGCGCCGAGCTGTTCCGGAAACTCAGGGTGCTGCTGTCGGATGTTCAATCCCAGTCGCGCAGGTAG
- the coxB gene encoding cytochrome c oxidase subunit II codes for MRAGGIGKHGIKFKAKHAVVALGLGALGMFGGTVQANPQPGQLNLTPGVTTYSHVPYMLNNVALGVCVVIGILVFGAMFIAMFRFRKSRGAVAEKWSHNTTVEIIWTIIPILILITLAWLATDGLRQFSDTTGAQMTVKVTGYQWKWRYDYVDYQGKALDHVGFMSKLDDQSNQVRQLNSGLDPWSVKADGEQTYLLNVDHPLVVPIHTKIRFVITADDVIHSWFVPALGWKMDAIPGVVNAAWTNINTPGIYRGQCAELCGQDHGFMPIVVKAVSQEDFAKWLAEQQKPAAAPAPASTAAAPAQATAQVAPAHVTQG; via the coding sequence ATGAGAGCTGGCGGCATCGGGAAGCACGGCATCAAGTTCAAGGCGAAACACGCAGTCGTGGCATTGGGGTTGGGGGCCCTTGGTATGTTTGGCGGCACCGTCCAGGCGAATCCGCAGCCCGGGCAGTTGAATCTCACGCCAGGCGTGACGACGTATTCCCATGTGCCCTACATGCTCAACAACGTCGCGTTGGGCGTGTGCGTGGTGATCGGCATCCTGGTGTTCGGTGCGATGTTCATCGCCATGTTCCGCTTCCGCAAATCGCGCGGCGCGGTGGCGGAGAAGTGGTCGCACAACACCACGGTCGAAATCATCTGGACCATCATCCCGATTCTTATCCTTATTACGCTGGCGTGGCTGGCGACTGATGGCCTGCGCCAGTTCTCCGACACCACTGGCGCGCAGATGACGGTGAAAGTCACCGGCTATCAGTGGAAGTGGCGTTATGACTACGTCGACTACCAGGGCAAGGCCCTCGACCACGTTGGCTTCATGTCCAAGCTGGATGACCAGAGCAACCAGGTACGTCAGCTCAATTCCGGCCTCGACCCTTGGTCGGTGAAGGCCGATGGCGAGCAAACCTACCTGCTGAATGTGGACCACCCGCTGGTGGTGCCAATCCATACCAAGATCCGTTTCGTGATCACCGCCGACGACGTCATCCATTCCTGGTTCGTGCCCGCGCTAGGCTGGAAGATGGATGCGATCCCGGGCGTGGTGAACGCGGCGTGGACCAATATCAATACGCCAGGCATCTATCGCGGCCAGTGCGCCGAGTTGTGCGGCCAGGATCATGGCTTCATGCCGATCGTGGTGAAGGCTGTGTCGCAGGAGGATTTCGCCAAGTGGCTGGCCGAACAGCAGAAACCTGCTGCAGCGCCGGCGCCGGCCTCCACCGCGGCAGCACCTGCACAGGCGACAGCACAAGTAGCGCCGGCACACGTAACACAAGGTTGA